In one window of Syngnathus scovelli strain Florida chromosome 20, RoL_Ssco_1.2, whole genome shotgun sequence DNA:
- the LOC125990304 gene encoding uncharacterized protein isoform X5, with protein sequence MLRFKGATLQNEPQVCICDRRPRLTAKRFQNGRPACSPESPDFMRRLQANELRLERRSELFLPAFFIGETPVHSHVNNCLTNLFQRVHSLPVLSTRWSQRTWYQSTAWLEVKAPGGAGPGSQKTRSHDLPVLAASSKSAPKTLHLLGQEILQNHAKGRSGKSWSRKWKNLPVCLHSVSSFTYQWSRSTCGCCRGTFLLPGEPSAGWCTIKYLLAASGGQGSEHSSMLARHTFLLRPCLQVNLRSGQYLHLRRRLLVPLADYLTTRPAGRLLDHSSRWPTTRPAGRPLHHSSRWPTTSPLVPLADHFTTRPAGRPLHHSSRWPTTSPLGYHAISNCFVIECLLCKRNKV encoded by the exons ATGCTGCGTTTCAAAG GTGCGACTCTTCAAAACGAGCCTCAA GTCTGCATCTGCGACAGAAGACCCAGATTGACTgcaaaaag GTTTCAAAATGGCCGGCCGGCTTGCAGTCCTGAGAGCCCCGACTTCATGAGACGTTTGCAA GCCAACGAACTGCGGTTGGAGAGACGTTCAGAGCTGTTCCTGCCTGCGTTCTTCATTGGTGAAACACCTGTACACTCACACGTGAACAATTGTTTGACCAATTTATTTCAGCGTGTGCATTCTCTTCCCgttttgtccaccaggtggaGCCAAAGGACTTGGTACCAGTCCACTGCATGGCTTGAAGTCAAAGCGCCAG GTGGTGCTGGTCCAGGCAGTCAGAAAACAAGGAGTCATGATCTTCCAGTCCTGGCAG CTTCCAGTAAGAGTGCTCCAAAGACCCTCCACCTGTTGGGCCAAGAAATTCTCCAAAACCATGCCAAAG GCAGAAGTGGCAAATCCTGGTCCAGAAAGTGGAAAAACCTGCCAGTTTGCCTCCATTCTGTGAGCTCATTCACCTACCAGTGGAGTAGAAGCACCTGTGGGTGTTGCAG GGGTACCTTCTTGCTGCCTGGAGagccctctgctg GGTGGTGCACGATCAAGTACCTGCTTGCAGCCAGCGGTGGCCAAGGATCAGAGCACAGCAGCATGCTGGCAAGACATACGTTTTTGTTGCGTCCTTGCCTCCAAGTCAACCTGAGAAGTGGACAATATTTGCACTTAAG GCGCAGACTCCTTGTCCCGCTGGCCGACTACTTGACCActcgtcccgctggccgacTACTTGACCActcgtcccgctggccgaccactcgtcccgctggccgaccacttcaccactcgtcccgctggccgaccacttcaccactcgtcccgctggccgaccacttcaccactcgtcccgctggccgaccacttcaccactcgtcccgctggccgaccacttcaccacttgGCTACCATGCAATTTCTAACTGTTttgtgattgaatgtttactctgcaaaagaaataaagtttgA
- the LOC125990304 gene encoding uncharacterized protein isoform X2 gives MAIWPNGITLGLALSRPGFETSSIQHFQIKESNGQDSNPNRRNQSVTSCCSTGFYTTCCVSKRQLAFLLPKVCICDRRPRLTAKRFQNGRPACSPESPDFMRRQRTAVGETFRAVPACVLHWWSQRTWYQSAAWIEVKAPGGAGPGSQKTRSHDLPVLAASSKSAPKTLHLLGQEILQNHAKGRSGKSWSRKWKNLPVCLHSVSSFTYQWSRSTCGCCRGTFLLPGEPSAGWCTIKYLLAASGGQGSEHSSMLARHTFLLRPCLQVNLRSGQYLHLRRRLLVPLADYLTTRPAGRLLDHSSRWPTTRPAGRPLHHSSRWPTTSPLVPLADHFTTRPAGRPLHHSSRWPTTSPLGYHAISNCFVIECLLCKRNKV, from the exons atGGCGATTTGGCCGAATGGTATAACACTTGGCCTGGCACTCAGTCGACCAGGGTTCGAGACCAGCTCTATCCAACATTTTCAAATTAAAGAGAGCAATGGCCAAGATTCGAACCCGAATCGCCGGAACCAAAG CGTCACGTCGTGCTGCTCCACCGGCTTTTACACAACATGCTGCGTTTCAAAG cgTCAACTTGCATTTTTACTGCCCAAG GTCTGCATCTGCGACAGAAGACCCAGATTGACTgcaaaaag GTTTCAAAATGGCCGGCCGGCTTGCAGTCCTGAGAGCCCCGACTTCATGAGAC GCCAACGAACTGCGGTTGGAGAGACGTTCAGAGCTGTTCCTGCCTGCGTTCTTCATTG gtggaGCCAAAGGACCTGGTACCAGTCCGCTGCATGGATTGAAGTCAAAGCGCCAG GTGGTGCTGGTCCAGGCAGTCAGAAAACAAGGAGTCATGATCTTCCAGTCCTGGCAG CTTCCAGTAAGAGTGCTCCAAAGACCCTCCACCTGTTGGGCCAAGAAATTCTCCAAAACCATGCCAAAG GCAGAAGTGGCAAATCCTGGTCCAGAAAGTGGAAAAACCTGCCAGTTTGCCTCCATTCTGTGAGCTCATTCACCTACCAGTGGAGTAGAAGCACCTGTGGGTGTTGCAG GGGTACCTTCTTGCTGCCTGGAGagccctctgctg GGTGGTGCACGATCAAGTACCTGCTTGCAGCCAGCGGTGGCCAAGGATCAGAGCACAGCAGCATGCTGGCAAGACATACGTTTTTGTTGCGTCCTTGCCTCCAAGTCAACCTGAGAAGTGGACAATATTTGCACTTAAG GCGCAGACTCCTTGTCCCGCTGGCCGACTACTTGACCActcgtcccgctggccgacTACTTGACCActcgtcccgctggccgaccactcgtcccgctggccgaccacttcaccactcgtcccgctggccgaccacttcaccactcgtcccgctggccgaccacttcaccactcgtcccgctggccgaccacttcaccactcgtcccgctggccgaccacttcaccacttgGCTACCATGCAATTTCTAACTGTTttgtgattgaatgtttactctgcaaaagaaataaagtttgA
- the LOC125990304 gene encoding uncharacterized protein isoform X12, whose product MAIWPNGITLGLALSRPGFETSSIQHFQIKESNGQDSNPNRRNQSVTSCCSTGFYTTCCVSKRQLAFLLPKVCICDRRPRLTAKRFQNGRPACSPESPDFMRRLQANELRLERRSELFLPAFFIGGAKGPGTSPLHGLKSKRQVVLVQAVRKQGVMIFQSWQCSFQ is encoded by the exons atGGCGATTTGGCCGAATGGTATAACACTTGGCCTGGCACTCAGTCGACCAGGGTTCGAGACCAGCTCTATCCAACATTTTCAAATTAAAGAGAGCAATGGCCAAGATTCGAACCCGAATCGCCGGAACCAAAG CGTCACGTCGTGCTGCTCCACCGGCTTTTACACAACATGCTGCGTTTCAAAG cgTCAACTTGCATTTTTACTGCCCAAG GTCTGCATCTGCGACAGAAGACCCAGATTGACTgcaaaaag GTTTCAAAATGGCCGGCCGGCTTGCAGTCCTGAGAGCCCCGACTTCATGAGACGTTTGCAA GCCAACGAACTGCGGTTGGAGAGACGTTCAGAGCTGTTCCTGCCTGCGTTCTTCATTG gtggaGCCAAAGGACCTGGTACCAGTCCGCTGCATGGATTGAAGTCAAAGCGCCAG GTGGTGCTGGTCCAGGCAGTCAGAAAACAAGGAGTCATGATCTTCCAGTCCTGGCAG TGCAGCTTCCAGTAA
- the LOC125990304 gene encoding uncharacterized protein isoform X1: protein MAIWPNGITLGLALSRPGFETSSIQHFQIKESNGQDSNPNRRNQSVTSCCSTGFYTTCCVSKRQLAFLLPKVCICDRRPRLTAKRFQNGRPACSPESPDFMRRLQANELRLERRSELFLPAFFIGETPVHSHVNNCLTNLFQRVHSLPVLSTRWSQRTWYQSTAWLEVKAPGGAGPGSQKTRSHDLPVLAASSKSAPKTLHLLGQEILQNHAKGRSGKSWSRKWKNLPVCLHSVSSFTYQWSRSTCGCCRGTFLLPGEPSAGWCTIKYLLAASGGQGSEHSSMLARHTFLLRPCLQVNLRSGQYLHLRRRLLVPLADYLTTRPAGRLLDHSSRWPTTRPAGRPLHHSSRWPTTSPLVPLADHFTTRPAGRPLHHSSRWPTTSPLGYHAISNCFVIECLLCKRNKV from the exons atGGCGATTTGGCCGAATGGTATAACACTTGGCCTGGCACTCAGTCGACCAGGGTTCGAGACCAGCTCTATCCAACATTTTCAAATTAAAGAGAGCAATGGCCAAGATTCGAACCCGAATCGCCGGAACCAAAG CGTCACGTCGTGCTGCTCCACCGGCTTTTACACAACATGCTGCGTTTCAAAG cgTCAACTTGCATTTTTACTGCCCAAG GTCTGCATCTGCGACAGAAGACCCAGATTGACTgcaaaaag GTTTCAAAATGGCCGGCCGGCTTGCAGTCCTGAGAGCCCCGACTTCATGAGACGTTTGCAA GCCAACGAACTGCGGTTGGAGAGACGTTCAGAGCTGTTCCTGCCTGCGTTCTTCATTGGTGAAACACCTGTACACTCACACGTGAACAATTGTTTGACCAATTTATTTCAGCGTGTGCATTCTCTTCCCgttttgtccaccaggtggaGCCAAAGGACTTGGTACCAGTCCACTGCATGGCTTGAAGTCAAAGCGCCAG GTGGTGCTGGTCCAGGCAGTCAGAAAACAAGGAGTCATGATCTTCCAGTCCTGGCAG CTTCCAGTAAGAGTGCTCCAAAGACCCTCCACCTGTTGGGCCAAGAAATTCTCCAAAACCATGCCAAAG GCAGAAGTGGCAAATCCTGGTCCAGAAAGTGGAAAAACCTGCCAGTTTGCCTCCATTCTGTGAGCTCATTCACCTACCAGTGGAGTAGAAGCACCTGTGGGTGTTGCAG GGGTACCTTCTTGCTGCCTGGAGagccctctgctg GGTGGTGCACGATCAAGTACCTGCTTGCAGCCAGCGGTGGCCAAGGATCAGAGCACAGCAGCATGCTGGCAAGACATACGTTTTTGTTGCGTCCTTGCCTCCAAGTCAACCTGAGAAGTGGACAATATTTGCACTTAAG GCGCAGACTCCTTGTCCCGCTGGCCGACTACTTGACCActcgtcccgctggccgacTACTTGACCActcgtcccgctggccgaccactcgtcccgctggccgaccacttcaccactcgtcccgctggccgaccacttcaccactcgtcccgctggccgaccacttcaccactcgtcccgctggccgaccacttcaccactcgtcccgctggccgaccacttcaccacttgGCTACCATGCAATTTCTAACTGTTttgtgattgaatgtttactctgcaaaagaaataaagtttgA
- the LOC125990304 gene encoding uncharacterized protein isoform X9 encodes MAIWPNGITLGLALSRPGFETSSIQHFQIKESNGQDSNPNRRNQSVTSCCSTGFYTTCCVSKRQLAFLLPKVCICDRRPRLTAKRFQNGRPACSPESPDFMRRLQANELRLERRSELFLPAFFIGGAKGPGTSPLHGLKSKRQVVLVQAVRKQGVMIFQSWQLPVRVLQRPSTCWAKKFSKTMPKVSVQERIISRAWPDVSHKKRLQQKAEVANPGPESGKTCQFASIL; translated from the exons atGGCGATTTGGCCGAATGGTATAACACTTGGCCTGGCACTCAGTCGACCAGGGTTCGAGACCAGCTCTATCCAACATTTTCAAATTAAAGAGAGCAATGGCCAAGATTCGAACCCGAATCGCCGGAACCAAAG CGTCACGTCGTGCTGCTCCACCGGCTTTTACACAACATGCTGCGTTTCAAAG cgTCAACTTGCATTTTTACTGCCCAAG GTCTGCATCTGCGACAGAAGACCCAGATTGACTgcaaaaag GTTTCAAAATGGCCGGCCGGCTTGCAGTCCTGAGAGCCCCGACTTCATGAGACGTTTGCAA GCCAACGAACTGCGGTTGGAGAGACGTTCAGAGCTGTTCCTGCCTGCGTTCTTCATTG gtggaGCCAAAGGACCTGGTACCAGTCCGCTGCATGGATTGAAGTCAAAGCGCCAG GTGGTGCTGGTCCAGGCAGTCAGAAAACAAGGAGTCATGATCTTCCAGTCCTGGCAG CTTCCAGTAAGAGTGCTCCAAAGACCCTCCACCTGTTGGGCCAAGAAATTCTCCAAAACCATGCCAAAG GTGTCAGTCCAGGAGAGGATCATTTCAAGAGCTTGGCCTGATGTTTCTCATAAGAAACGTCTTCAGCAGAAG GCAGAAGTGGCAAATCCTGGTCCAGAAAGTGGAAAAACCTGCCAGTTTGCCTCCATTCTGTGA
- the LOC125990304 gene encoding uncharacterized protein isoform X13 yields the protein MAIWPNGITLGLALSRPGFETSSIQHFQIKESNGQDSNPNRRNQSVTSCCSTGFYTTCCVSKRQLAFLLPKVCICDRRPRLTAKRFQNGRPACSPESPDFMRRLQANELRLERRSELFLPAFFIGGAKGLGTSPLHGLKSKRQVVLVQAVRKQGVMIFQSWQCSFQ from the exons atGGCGATTTGGCCGAATGGTATAACACTTGGCCTGGCACTCAGTCGACCAGGGTTCGAGACCAGCTCTATCCAACATTTTCAAATTAAAGAGAGCAATGGCCAAGATTCGAACCCGAATCGCCGGAACCAAAG CGTCACGTCGTGCTGCTCCACCGGCTTTTACACAACATGCTGCGTTTCAAAG cgTCAACTTGCATTTTTACTGCCCAAG GTCTGCATCTGCGACAGAAGACCCAGATTGACTgcaaaaag GTTTCAAAATGGCCGGCCGGCTTGCAGTCCTGAGAGCCCCGACTTCATGAGACGTTTGCAA GCCAACGAACTGCGGTTGGAGAGACGTTCAGAGCTGTTCCTGCCTGCGTTCTTCATTG gtggaGCCAAAGGACTTGGTACCAGTCCACTGCATGGCTTGAAGTCAAAGCGCCAG GTGGTGCTGGTCCAGGCAGTGAGGAAACAAGGAGTCATGATCTTCCAGTCCTGGCAG TGCAGCTTCCAGTAA
- the LOC125990304 gene encoding uncharacterized protein isoform X10: MAIWPNGITLGLALSRPGFETSSIQHFQIKESNGQDSNPNRRNQSVTSCCSTGFYTTCCVSKRQLAFLLPKVCICDRRPRLTAKRFQNGRPACSPESPDFMRRQRTAVGETFRAVPACVLHWWSQRTWYQSAAWIEVKAPGGAGPGSQKTRSHDLPVLAVQLPVRVLQRPSTCWAKKFSKTMPKVSVQERIISRAWPDVSHKKRLQQKAEVANPGPESGKTCQFASIL; encoded by the exons atGGCGATTTGGCCGAATGGTATAACACTTGGCCTGGCACTCAGTCGACCAGGGTTCGAGACCAGCTCTATCCAACATTTTCAAATTAAAGAGAGCAATGGCCAAGATTCGAACCCGAATCGCCGGAACCAAAG CGTCACGTCGTGCTGCTCCACCGGCTTTTACACAACATGCTGCGTTTCAAAG cgTCAACTTGCATTTTTACTGCCCAAG GTCTGCATCTGCGACAGAAGACCCAGATTGACTgcaaaaag GTTTCAAAATGGCCGGCCGGCTTGCAGTCCTGAGAGCCCCGACTTCATGAGAC GCCAACGAACTGCGGTTGGAGAGACGTTCAGAGCTGTTCCTGCCTGCGTTCTTCATTG gtggaGCCAAAGGACCTGGTACCAGTCCGCTGCATGGATTGAAGTCAAAGCGCCAG GTGGTGCTGGTCCAGGCAGTCAGAAAACAAGGAGTCATGATCTTCCAGTCCTGGCAG TGCAGCTTCCAGTAAGAGTGCTCCAAAGACCCTCCACCTGTTGGGCCAAGAAATTCTCCAAAACCATGCCAAAG GTGTCAGTCCAGGAGAGGATCATTTCAAGAGCTTGGCCTGATGTTTCTCATAAGAAACGTCTTCAGCAGAAG GCAGAAGTGGCAAATCCTGGTCCAGAAAGTGGAAAAACCTGCCAGTTTGCCTCCATTCTGTGA
- the LOC125990304 gene encoding uncharacterized protein isoform X7 has protein sequence MAIWPNGITLGLALSRPGFETSSIQHFQIKESNGQDSNPNRRNQSVTSCCSTGFYTTCCVSKRQLAFLLPKVCICDRRPRLTAKRFQNGRPACSPESPDFMRRLQANELRLERRSELFLPAFFIGGAKGLGTSPLHGLKSKRQVVLVQAVRKQGVMIFQSWQLPVRVLQRPSTCWAKKFSKTMPKVSRLFPFSVLQINLLDCFRICVQVSVQERIISRAWPDVSHKKRLQQKAEVANPGPESGKTCQFASIL, from the exons atGGCGATTTGGCCGAATGGTATAACACTTGGCCTGGCACTCAGTCGACCAGGGTTCGAGACCAGCTCTATCCAACATTTTCAAATTAAAGAGAGCAATGGCCAAGATTCGAACCCGAATCGCCGGAACCAAAG CGTCACGTCGTGCTGCTCCACCGGCTTTTACACAACATGCTGCGTTTCAAAG cgTCAACTTGCATTTTTACTGCCCAAG GTCTGCATCTGCGACAGAAGACCCAGATTGACTgcaaaaag GTTTCAAAATGGCCGGCCGGCTTGCAGTCCTGAGAGCCCCGACTTCATGAGACGTTTGCAA GCCAACGAACTGCGGTTGGAGAGACGTTCAGAGCTGTTCCTGCCTGCGTTCTTCATTG gtggaGCCAAAGGACTTGGTACCAGTCCACTGCATGGCTTGAAGTCAAAGCGCCAG GTGGTGCTGGTCCAGGCAGTCAGAAAACAAGGAGTCATGATCTTCCAGTCCTGGCAG CTTCCAGTAAGAGTGCTCCAAAGACCCTCCACCTGTTGGGCCAAGAAATTCTCCAAAACCATGCCAAAGGTTTCAAGGCTGTTTCCATTTTCAGTGTTGCAAATCAACTTGCTTGACTGTTTCCGCATTTGTGTGCAGGTGTCAGTCCAGGAGAGGATCATTTCAAGAGCTTGGCCTGATGTTTCTCATAAGAAACGTCTTCAGCAGAAG GCAGAAGTGGCAAATCCTGGTCCAGAAAGTGGAAAAACCTGCCAGTTTGCCTCCATTCTGTGA
- the LOC125990304 gene encoding uncharacterized protein isoform X11, producing MAIWPNGITLGLALSRPGFETSSIQHFQIKESNGQDSNPNRRNQSVTSCCSTGFYTTCCVSKRQLAFLLPKVCICDRRPRLTAKRFQNGRPACSPESPDFMRRLQANELRLERRSELFLPAFFIGGAKGPGTSPLHGLKSKRQVVLVQAVRKQGVMIFQSWQLPVRVLQRPSTCWAKKFSKTMPKAEVANPGPESGKTCQFASIL from the exons atGGCGATTTGGCCGAATGGTATAACACTTGGCCTGGCACTCAGTCGACCAGGGTTCGAGACCAGCTCTATCCAACATTTTCAAATTAAAGAGAGCAATGGCCAAGATTCGAACCCGAATCGCCGGAACCAAAG CGTCACGTCGTGCTGCTCCACCGGCTTTTACACAACATGCTGCGTTTCAAAG cgTCAACTTGCATTTTTACTGCCCAAG GTCTGCATCTGCGACAGAAGACCCAGATTGACTgcaaaaag GTTTCAAAATGGCCGGCCGGCTTGCAGTCCTGAGAGCCCCGACTTCATGAGACGTTTGCAA GCCAACGAACTGCGGTTGGAGAGACGTTCAGAGCTGTTCCTGCCTGCGTTCTTCATTG gtggaGCCAAAGGACCTGGTACCAGTCCGCTGCATGGATTGAAGTCAAAGCGCCAG GTGGTGCTGGTCCAGGCAGTCAGAAAACAAGGAGTCATGATCTTCCAGTCCTGGCAG CTTCCAGTAAGAGTGCTCCAAAGACCCTCCACCTGTTGGGCCAAGAAATTCTCCAAAACCATGCCAAAG GCAGAAGTGGCAAATCCTGGTCCAGAAAGTGGAAAAACCTGCCAGTTTGCCTCCATTCTGTGA
- the LOC125990304 gene encoding uncharacterized protein isoform X3 yields the protein MAIWPNGITLGLALSRPGFETSSIQHFQIKESNGQDSNPNRRNQSVTSCCSTGFYTTCCVSKRQLAFLLPKVCICDRRPRLTAKRFQNGRPACSPESPDFMRRQRTAVGETFRAVPACVLHWWSQRTWYQSTAWLEVKAPGGAGPGSQKTRSHDLPVLAASSKSAPKTLHLLGQEILQNHAKGRSGKSWSRKWKNLPVCLHSVSSFTYQWSRSTCGCCRGTFLLPGEPSAGWCTIKYLLAASGGQGSEHSSMLARHTFLLRPCLQVNLRSGQYLHLRRRLLVPLADYLTTRPAGRLLDHSSRWPTTRPAGRPLHHSSRWPTTSPLVPLADHFTTRPAGRPLHHSSRWPTTSPLGYHAISNCFVIECLLCKRNKV from the exons atGGCGATTTGGCCGAATGGTATAACACTTGGCCTGGCACTCAGTCGACCAGGGTTCGAGACCAGCTCTATCCAACATTTTCAAATTAAAGAGAGCAATGGCCAAGATTCGAACCCGAATCGCCGGAACCAAAG CGTCACGTCGTGCTGCTCCACCGGCTTTTACACAACATGCTGCGTTTCAAAG cgTCAACTTGCATTTTTACTGCCCAAG GTCTGCATCTGCGACAGAAGACCCAGATTGACTgcaaaaag GTTTCAAAATGGCCGGCCGGCTTGCAGTCCTGAGAGCCCCGACTTCATGAGAC GCCAACGAACTGCGGTTGGAGAGACGTTCAGAGCTGTTCCTGCCTGCGTTCTTCATTG gtggaGCCAAAGGACTTGGTACCAGTCCACTGCATGGCTTGAAGTCAAAGCGCCAG GTGGTGCTGGTCCAGGCAGTCAGAAAACAAGGAGTCATGATCTTCCAGTCCTGGCAG CTTCCAGTAAGAGTGCTCCAAAGACCCTCCACCTGTTGGGCCAAGAAATTCTCCAAAACCATGCCAAAG GCAGAAGTGGCAAATCCTGGTCCAGAAAGTGGAAAAACCTGCCAGTTTGCCTCCATTCTGTGAGCTCATTCACCTACCAGTGGAGTAGAAGCACCTGTGGGTGTTGCAG GGGTACCTTCTTGCTGCCTGGAGagccctctgctg GGTGGTGCACGATCAAGTACCTGCTTGCAGCCAGCGGTGGCCAAGGATCAGAGCACAGCAGCATGCTGGCAAGACATACGTTTTTGTTGCGTCCTTGCCTCCAAGTCAACCTGAGAAGTGGACAATATTTGCACTTAAG GCGCAGACTCCTTGTCCCGCTGGCCGACTACTTGACCActcgtcccgctggccgacTACTTGACCActcgtcccgctggccgaccactcgtcccgctggccgaccacttcaccactcgtcccgctggccgaccacttcaccactcgtcccgctggccgaccacttcaccactcgtcccgctggccgaccacttcaccactcgtcccgctggccgaccacttcaccacttgGCTACCATGCAATTTCTAACTGTTttgtgattgaatgtttactctgcaaaagaaataaagtttgA
- the LOC125990304 gene encoding uncharacterized protein isoform X4, with amino-acid sequence MLRFKASTCIFTAQGATLQNEPQVCICDRRPRLTAKRFQNGRPACSPESPDFMRRLQANELRLERRSELFLPAFFIGETPVHSHVNNCLTNLFQRVHSLPVLSTRWSQRTWYQSTAWLEVKAPGGAGPGSQKTRSHDLPVLAASSKSAPKTLHLLGQEILQNHAKGRSGKSWSRKWKNLPVCLHSVSSFTYQWSRSTCGCCRGTFLLPGEPSAGWCTIKYLLAASGGQGSEHSSMLARHTFLLRPCLQVNLRSGQYLHLRRRLLVPLADYLTTRPAGRLLDHSSRWPTTRPAGRPLHHSSRWPTTSPLVPLADHFTTRPAGRPLHHSSRWPTTSPLGYHAISNCFVIECLLCKRNKV; translated from the exons ATGCTGCGTTTCAAAG cgTCAACTTGCATTTTTACTGCCCAAG GTGCGACTCTTCAAAACGAGCCTCAA GTCTGCATCTGCGACAGAAGACCCAGATTGACTgcaaaaag GTTTCAAAATGGCCGGCCGGCTTGCAGTCCTGAGAGCCCCGACTTCATGAGACGTTTGCAA GCCAACGAACTGCGGTTGGAGAGACGTTCAGAGCTGTTCCTGCCTGCGTTCTTCATTGGTGAAACACCTGTACACTCACACGTGAACAATTGTTTGACCAATTTATTTCAGCGTGTGCATTCTCTTCCCgttttgtccaccaggtggaGCCAAAGGACTTGGTACCAGTCCACTGCATGGCTTGAAGTCAAAGCGCCAG GTGGTGCTGGTCCAGGCAGTCAGAAAACAAGGAGTCATGATCTTCCAGTCCTGGCAG CTTCCAGTAAGAGTGCTCCAAAGACCCTCCACCTGTTGGGCCAAGAAATTCTCCAAAACCATGCCAAAG GCAGAAGTGGCAAATCCTGGTCCAGAAAGTGGAAAAACCTGCCAGTTTGCCTCCATTCTGTGAGCTCATTCACCTACCAGTGGAGTAGAAGCACCTGTGGGTGTTGCAG GGGTACCTTCTTGCTGCCTGGAGagccctctgctg GGTGGTGCACGATCAAGTACCTGCTTGCAGCCAGCGGTGGCCAAGGATCAGAGCACAGCAGCATGCTGGCAAGACATACGTTTTTGTTGCGTCCTTGCCTCCAAGTCAACCTGAGAAGTGGACAATATTTGCACTTAAG GCGCAGACTCCTTGTCCCGCTGGCCGACTACTTGACCActcgtcccgctggccgacTACTTGACCActcgtcccgctggccgaccactcgtcccgctggccgaccacttcaccactcgtcccgctggccgaccacttcaccactcgtcccgctggccgaccacttcaccactcgtcccgctggccgaccacttcaccactcgtcccgctggccgaccacttcaccacttgGCTACCATGCAATTTCTAACTGTTttgtgattgaatgtttactctgcaaaagaaataaagtttgA
- the LOC125990304 gene encoding uncharacterized protein isoform X8, which yields MAIWPNGITLGLALSRPGFETSSIQHFQIKESNGQDSNPNRRNQSVTSCCSTGFYTTCCVSKRQLAFLLPKVCICDRRPRLTAKRFQNGRPACSPESPDFMRRLQANELRLERRSELFLPAFFIGGAKGPGTSPLHGLKSKRQVVLVQAVRKQGVMIFQSWQLPVRVLQRPSTCWAKKFSKTMPKVSRLFPFSVLQINLLDCFRICVQVSVQERIISRAWPDVSHKKRLQQKAEVANPGPESGKTCQFASIL from the exons atGGCGATTTGGCCGAATGGTATAACACTTGGCCTGGCACTCAGTCGACCAGGGTTCGAGACCAGCTCTATCCAACATTTTCAAATTAAAGAGAGCAATGGCCAAGATTCGAACCCGAATCGCCGGAACCAAAG CGTCACGTCGTGCTGCTCCACCGGCTTTTACACAACATGCTGCGTTTCAAAG cgTCAACTTGCATTTTTACTGCCCAAG GTCTGCATCTGCGACAGAAGACCCAGATTGACTgcaaaaag GTTTCAAAATGGCCGGCCGGCTTGCAGTCCTGAGAGCCCCGACTTCATGAGACGTTTGCAA GCCAACGAACTGCGGTTGGAGAGACGTTCAGAGCTGTTCCTGCCTGCGTTCTTCATTG gtggaGCCAAAGGACCTGGTACCAGTCCGCTGCATGGATTGAAGTCAAAGCGCCAG GTGGTGCTGGTCCAGGCAGTCAGAAAACAAGGAGTCATGATCTTCCAGTCCTGGCAG CTTCCAGTAAGAGTGCTCCAAAGACCCTCCACCTGTTGGGCCAAGAAATTCTCCAAAACCATGCCAAAGGTTTCAAGGCTGTTTCCATTTTCAGTGTTGCAAATCAACTTGCTTGACTGTTTCCGCATTTGTGTGCAGGTGTCAGTCCAGGAGAGGATCATTTCAAGAGCTTGGCCTGATGTTTCTCATAAGAAACGTCTTCAGCAGAAG GCAGAAGTGGCAAATCCTGGTCCAGAAAGTGGAAAAACCTGCCAGTTTGCCTCCATTCTGTGA